A region from the Melioribacter roseus P3M-2 genome encodes:
- a CDS encoding GAF domain-containing protein, whose amino-acid sequence MSSAINIKNQAENRLVEKLEHIRIITKISSDFINIHPLQIELRIKSTLEMIATLIGAERGYIFTESDNKSLELITEYACPNCVPLSKKISRIETGQFEDILVTLRNGAYIEINTAFWKSPLKNAFDTVKVIFLPLLSNEKLIGFAAYDSKNENKNWDKEYIELLMLSTHAISNAVQRKKSDDKITAQYNELSLKSIELVQNNREMKKLNQKLTDISKELYESEKKFRELAENLEDVIWLQEGRKFLYINPAYERIWGSKRELLYERANDFIDKIHPDEKREMVKEFVYHDYDREGVFQKNSDLSIRKEISSGFTQRLFRLQKLTAATAWPV is encoded by the coding sequence TTGAGCAGCGCAATAAACATCAAAAACCAGGCGGAAAACCGTCTCGTCGAAAAGCTCGAGCACATACGTATTATTACTAAAATTTCTTCCGATTTCATCAATATTCATCCGCTCCAGATTGAATTGCGTATAAAAAGCACGCTCGAAATGATTGCAACTTTGATAGGCGCCGAGAGAGGATATATTTTTACGGAATCGGATAATAAATCGCTCGAATTGATAACCGAATACGCATGCCCAAATTGCGTCCCGCTCAGTAAAAAAATCTCGCGCATTGAAACCGGCCAATTCGAAGATATTCTCGTTACGTTGAGAAACGGCGCGTATATCGAAATTAATACGGCATTCTGGAAATCGCCGTTGAAAAACGCTTTCGACACCGTCAAAGTAATTTTCCTGCCGCTCCTGTCGAACGAAAAATTAATTGGTTTTGCGGCCTACGATTCGAAAAACGAAAATAAAAACTGGGACAAAGAATATATCGAATTGCTGATGCTCAGTACACACGCCATATCAAACGCCGTTCAAAGAAAAAAATCCGACGATAAAATTACCGCGCAGTACAATGAACTTTCTCTCAAAAGCATTGAGCTGGTTCAAAACAATAGGGAAATGAAAAAACTGAATCAGAAACTGACCGATATTTCGAAGGAGCTCTATGAAAGCGAGAAAAAATTCAGAGAGCTGGCGGAAAATCTGGAAGACGTAATCTGGCTGCAGGAAGGAAGAAAATTTCTCTATATTAATCCTGCTTACGAGAGAATCTGGGGCTCGAAAAGGGAATTACTCTACGAGCGCGCAAACGACTTTATAGATAAAATTCATCCCGACGAAAAACGTGAGATGGTTAAAGAGTTTGTTTATCACGATTACGACAGAGAGGGAGTCTTTCAAAAGAATTCAGACTTGTCGATTCGAAAGGAGATATCAAGTGGATTTACGC
- a CDS encoding extracellular solute-binding protein, which translates to MKQKNRYLTTFYFSITAITFFAVSVFIFTTLFGDLLVTDNKEPVKIYFADNISPSHKSAIEKFNRLYKGEIEVVPVDLPFEKFTTNERKELLIRYLRGKSERLDIFSVDQIWVPRFAKFATPLGEYFTSIEREEIVPEALQSCYYNGQFISVPLFFDIGVMYYRKDKLKKLPDYPEIKKKLDSSITWNDFIALGEKISQNGAPYYLFAGDAYEGLMCSFMELIASQNGSLLENGRIKIHTIESRRALTLLRDLIYKYKLTPPEVANFTENESYAYYVRNDGFFLRSWPGFVTWYRNNIDTAKDTLLFGRAPIPRFNGGKSRSTIGGWYLMLSIYSEKKKEAAKFIKFLLNNDVQKEFYYSGYLPVTESVYSDSSFVKKNPDVRFYYSLLKNAVRRPFVEKYTRYSDVISYHINRALKNKISVDEALDEIDKIINSEIETGF; encoded by the coding sequence ATGAAACAAAAGAACAGATATCTTACAACGTTTTATTTCTCAATTACGGCAATCACTTTTTTCGCCGTGTCGGTTTTTATTTTCACAACGCTGTTCGGAGATTTGCTCGTAACCGACAACAAAGAACCGGTAAAGATTTATTTTGCCGACAATATATCTCCGAGTCATAAATCCGCCATAGAAAAATTCAACAGGCTTTACAAAGGCGAAATCGAAGTCGTCCCCGTTGACCTTCCGTTCGAAAAATTTACGACTAACGAAAGGAAAGAATTACTCATTCGTTATTTGCGCGGGAAAAGCGAACGACTCGATATTTTTTCGGTCGATCAAATCTGGGTGCCGCGATTCGCTAAGTTTGCGACGCCTCTCGGAGAATATTTTACTTCGATCGAACGTGAAGAGATAGTGCCCGAAGCGCTGCAATCGTGTTATTACAACGGACAGTTCATTTCCGTGCCTCTCTTTTTTGATATCGGCGTGATGTACTATCGAAAAGACAAATTGAAAAAACTTCCCGATTATCCGGAAATTAAAAAAAAGCTCGACAGTTCCATTACCTGGAACGATTTCATCGCGCTCGGGGAAAAGATCTCCCAAAACGGAGCGCCCTATTATCTCTTTGCCGGCGACGCATACGAAGGGCTTATGTGCAGTTTTATGGAATTGATTGCGTCCCAAAACGGATCGCTGTTGGAAAACGGCAGAATAAAAATCCACACAATCGAGAGCCGAAGAGCGCTTACATTGCTAAGAGATCTTATCTACAAATACAAACTTACTCCTCCCGAAGTAGCTAACTTTACCGAGAACGAATCATACGCATATTACGTGCGAAACGACGGCTTTTTCCTGAGAAGCTGGCCCGGATTCGTTACCTGGTACAGGAATAATATCGACACGGCTAAAGACACTCTCCTCTTCGGAAGAGCGCCCATTCCGAGATTCAACGGCGGTAAATCGAGAAGCACAATCGGCGGCTGGTACCTGATGCTTTCCATATATTCGGAAAAGAAAAAGGAAGCGGCTAAGTTTATTAAATTTCTTTTGAACAACGACGTTCAAAAAGAGTTTTATTATTCCGGTTATCTGCCCGTAACCGAATCGGTCTATTCGGATTCGTCGTTCGTCAAAAAGAATCCCGACGTAAGATTTTATTATTCTCTGCTCAAAAATGCGGTGCGCCGACCGTTCGTCGAAAAATACACCCGTTATTCGGACGTGATTTCGTATCATATAAACAGAGCCCTTAAAAACAAAATTAGCGTTGACGAGGCGCTCGACGAAATCGATAAAATAATCAACTCGGAAATCGAGACCGGATTTTAA
- a CDS encoding sensor histidine kinase — protein sequence MEKNILFDRIKKYHFEFKHLTVLFVGLILFQFILSFIHKASMHNFFDNTQEWYQRNSAERLANMNTTTIELLYEIVKLREDMGAEERRHIIQFFDMILNQQILHQNIEEICLLVNRGGDIVAIDNGNALFANLIDNSNSAYNSASHKNAIELYRQIYNTISGSEQIINLTTNNKTYHIFVPFVPNGEFAGALYIKNTPDFTFVQREMITSYEETSLIYSALFLLGLLAMYYISTYTVKERDEAQKLLLEEHEQNIKHQIEHQKESMFTKRIYHTHHKAEKIMGFIKEDLRNLSIENIDDIKNRVLKYSNFISRVIYDMKWYEPPLQTVRNPTFRTNINEVIRFIVENIFNRTARKTGSFKIELDLDENMPPVHVNEFVVWEIIEPLIQNSVDHGGDDFLNIKVRTKFDRMTNSTSITIEDDGTGIKPELLETDENGVKKLFLEKVSTKKISHTNSGYGCYIAYELSVQRCGWKIDAENLPSKGCKFTILVPH from the coding sequence ATGGAAAAAAATATCCTTTTCGATAGAATTAAAAAATACCACTTCGAGTTCAAACATCTCACAGTTCTGTTCGTAGGACTGATACTATTCCAATTCATCCTTTCGTTTATACACAAAGCTTCAATGCACAACTTCTTCGACAACACACAGGAATGGTATCAACGCAATTCCGCCGAACGACTCGCAAACATGAACACGACAACTATCGAGCTACTTTATGAAATCGTAAAACTGCGGGAAGATATGGGAGCCGAAGAAAGGAGGCATATCATACAGTTCTTCGATATGATTCTTAATCAGCAGATACTCCATCAGAACATCGAGGAAATTTGTCTTCTGGTCAACAGGGGCGGCGACATCGTTGCAATCGACAACGGCAACGCCCTCTTTGCCAATCTTATCGACAATAGTAATTCCGCTTATAATTCGGCTTCGCACAAAAACGCCATCGAACTATACAGACAAATCTACAACACTATTTCCGGCAGCGAACAAATCATAAACCTGACGACAAACAACAAGACATATCATATCTTTGTGCCTTTTGTGCCGAACGGCGAATTTGCCGGCGCCCTCTACATCAAAAACACTCCCGACTTCACATTCGTGCAGCGCGAAATGATTACAAGTTACGAAGAAACTTCCCTCATCTATTCGGCATTGTTTCTTCTCGGACTTCTGGCGATGTATTATATTTCCACCTACACGGTTAAAGAGCGCGACGAAGCTCAAAAACTGTTGCTGGAAGAACACGAACAAAATATCAAACATCAAATAGAACATCAGAAAGAATCGATGTTCACAAAACGAATTTATCACACTCACCACAAAGCCGAAAAAATAATGGGCTTTATAAAAGAGGATTTGCGGAATCTCTCCATTGAAAATATTGACGACATCAAAAACCGCGTGTTAAAATATTCGAATTTCATTTCACGTGTCATTTACGACATGAAGTGGTACGAGCCGCCCCTTCAGACCGTACGCAATCCCACGTTCAGAACAAATATTAACGAAGTAATCCGTTTTATAGTGGAAAATATTTTCAATCGTACGGCACGAAAAACCGGCTCTTTCAAAATCGAACTCGATTTGGACGAAAACATGCCGCCCGTGCATGTCAACGAATTTGTCGTTTGGGAAATTATAGAGCCGCTGATCCAGAACAGCGTCGACCACGGCGGCGACGATTTCTTGAATATTAAAGTAAGAACTAAATTCGACAGGATGACAAACTCCACATCGATAACCATCGAAGACGACGGAACGGGGATTAAGCCCGAATTGCTCGAAACCGACGAGAACGGAGTCAAAAAACTTTTCCTCGAAAAAGTAAGCACAAAAAAAATATCGCACACAAATTCCGGCTACGGCTGTTATATTGCTTACGAGCTATCCGTTCAGCGCTGCGGCTGGAAAATCGACGCCGAAAATTTACCCTCAAAAGGATGCAAATTTACTATATTAGTTCCTCATTAA